The following are encoded together in the Primulina tabacum isolate GXHZ01 chromosome 18, ASM2559414v2, whole genome shotgun sequence genome:
- the LOC142533564 gene encoding BTB/POZ domain-containing protein At2g30600 isoform X4 encodes MSAGNIMEKKQKKFLTVAPFECAWHDDLRFREAGRGCVAFDAFAHNDVTIVFRENAGSQHYHYKRDNSPHYTVIIGSHRNKRLNIEVSGKTVVDVAGVDLCCSSTFQSYWISIYDGLISIGKGRYPFQNLVFQWLDSNPNRSVQYVGLSSWDRHVGYRNFNVLPLMQNHISLWKHVDCGEYSGMDDADEELQDDFGGYENWGLQSFLENWELSDVIIIVGAEERAVPGHKVILAASGNFGLNFSEENCIHLEDVSYPILHAFLEYLYTGHTCIQESHLNSLKSLSLQFEVITLARQCEEMMERFKLNKKLFDSGRSIEISYPSSRLNCGTVFLNKLPIDEKRLNNFRLAGEYTDVDIYIEGHGKVARSHRIILGLWSVPFTKMFTNGMTESVSSEVHLKDVYFEAFKIMLEFMYTGVVYMEDTMDINTLLLQLLLLADQFGVSLLHQECCKRLLEHLSEDSVCQILQVISSIPSCKLIEETCERKFSMNFDYCTTASIDFVMLDKETFGSILQHPDLTVTSEERVLNAIFLWFVKAEELFGWDRVDEIMLNSTPELIFGERLKSVEEFLCYVRFSLLSFSVLKKLEKSNLCRRLPALDNLVKEATSFLEIGASGNEKDLKQCQIPA; translated from the exons ATGAGTGCTG GAAATATAATGGAGAAGAAGCAAAAGAAGTTCTTAACTGTGGCACCATTTGAGTGTGCTTGGCATGATGACTTAAGGTTTAGGGAAGCCGGGAGAGGATGTGTAGCTTTTGATGCCTTTGCACACAATGATGTTACTATTGTCTTCCGAGAAAACGCAGGCAGTCAGCACTACCATTACAAAAGGGACAACAGTCCACATTACACTGTGATAATTGGTAGTCACAGAAATAAGAGATTAAACATCGAGGTGAGTGGGAAAACAGtcgtggatgttgctggggttGATCTTTGCTGTTCTTCAACATTCCAGAGCTATTGGATCAGCATATATGATGGGCTTATTAGTATTGGCAAAGGGAGGTACCCTTTCCAGAATCTCGTTTTTCAGTGGCTCGACTCAAATCCAAATCGAAGTGTTCAGTATGTAGGACTTAGCAGTTGGGACAGGCATGTCGGGTATCGGAATTTTAATGTTTTGCCTTTGATGCAAAACCATATATCCTTATGGAAACACGTGGATTGCGGCGAATACAGTGGCATGGATGATGCTGACGAAGAGTTGCAAGATGATTTTGGAGGATATGAAAATTGGGGTCTTCAAAGTTTTCTTGAAAACTGGGAGCTTTCGGATGTGATCATTATTGTTGGGGCAGAGGAGAGAGCTGTACCAGGGCATAAGGTCATATTGGCTGCCTCCGGGAACTTTGGTTTGAATTTCTCAGAGGAAAATTGCATTCACCTCGAAGATGTTAGCTATCCCATTCTTCATGCATTTCTTGAATACCTTTACACCGGCCACACCTGT atTCAGGAGTCGCATCTCAATTCTCTTAAATCTCTGAGCTTACAGTTTGAAGTGATTACGTTGGCGAGGCAGTGTGAAGAAATGATGGAACGTTTCAAACTCAACAAGAAACTTTTTGACTCCGGTAGAAGTATAGAGATATCATACCCCAGCTCTCGACTGAATTGTGGCACTGTTTTTCTGAACAAATTACCAATTGATGAAAAGAGGCTTAATAATTTTAGATTGGCTGGTGAATACACTGATGTAGATATCTACATTGAAGGCCATGGCAAAGTTGCACGGTCACATAGAATAATCCTTGGGTTGTGGAGTGTCCCTTTCACAAAG ATGTTTACTAATGGAATGACTGAAAGCGTTTCCTCGGAAGTTCATTTGAAAGATGTGTACTtcgaagcatttaaaatcatgtTGGAGTTCATGTATACTGGAGTTGTTTACATGGAGGACACCATGGACATCAACACATTACTACTTCAGCTTCTATTGTTGGCAGATCAGTTTGGGGTTTCTCTTCTTCATCAGGAGTGCTGCAAGAGACTTTTAGAACACCTGTCTGAG GACTCAGTGTGCCAAATTTTGCAAGTAATCTCATCCATTCCTTCATGCAAACTTATCGAGGAGACTTGCGAGCGGAAATTCTCCATGAATTTTGATTATTGCACGACTGCCAGCATCGATTTTGTTATGTTAGACAAAGAAACATTTGGCAGCATTCTTCAG CATCCAGATTTGACGGTAACTTCTGAAGAACGAGTTCTCAATGCAATATTTCTTTGGTTTGTGAAAGCAGAAGAGTTGTTTGGATGGGACAGAGTAGATGAAATTATGTTAAATTCCACGCCAGAACTTATTTTTGGTGAAAGGCTCAAATCTGTTGAAGAATTTTTATGTTACGTGCGGTTCTCTTTGTTGTCATTTTCTGTACTTAAAAAG TTGGAGAAAAGCAACCTTTGTAGGCGCTTACCTGCTCTCGACAACTTG GTGAAAGAAGCCACTTCTTTTCTGGAAATTGGAGCATCTGGCAATGAAAAAGACCTCAAGCAA